In one Candidatus Latescibacterota bacterium genomic region, the following are encoded:
- a CDS encoding Do family serine endopeptidase: MRSIIGKVKWLSAALLFSCVFFSGMLVEGMFSGNRRDISFPGTAMAQSQETGGSLPDVVEKVVPAVVYIQSKAIIKQREQADSPMLRDPRFRRFFEDFFKHYNMPREREQKYLGSGVIVGEDGYILTNNHLVQNTEEIEVILPDKRQFDATVVGTDPRSDIAVLKIDSEGLPVVSLGSSEDLRLGQTVLAIGYPYAVGQTVTRGIVSALGRSLNLVDYEDFIQTDAAINPGNSGGALINTRGELVGINTAIYSRSGGNQGIGFAIPIELARQIMESIIEHGRVIRGYVGVVPQDVNPDMKDFFGLEDANGVLLSHVAEDSPADKAGLKRGDVVIRFNGRKIRTSDEFRRYAAEAGPGVKVKVEIIRNGKNKEIEIRMGEHPADEPAADEKDIEERNPVFLGVGLETLADDHRQALNIPSRVKGVIITQVDRSTSAEKAGLNRGDVLVEVNRKRITDISDFRDVLDSTRRDKVLLLVYRSGNYFYVAISE; the protein is encoded by the coding sequence ATGAGAAGCATCATCGGTAAAGTAAAATGGTTATCGGCAGCGTTGTTGTTCTCCTGTGTCTTTTTCTCCGGCATGCTGGTCGAAGGGATGTTTTCGGGGAATAGGCGGGATATATCTTTTCCCGGCACTGCAATGGCACAGTCACAGGAAACGGGAGGGTCGCTTCCCGATGTAGTCGAAAAAGTAGTCCCGGCTGTGGTATATATACAGTCTAAAGCAATCATCAAACAGAGGGAGCAGGCAGATTCTCCCATGTTACGGGACCCAAGGTTCCGCAGGTTTTTCGAAGATTTTTTCAAACACTATAATATGCCCAGGGAAAGGGAACAGAAATATCTTGGATCGGGTGTCATAGTCGGTGAGGATGGATATATCCTGACAAACAATCATCTCGTTCAGAATACCGAGGAGATAGAGGTGATCCTTCCGGACAAGAGACAATTCGACGCGACAGTAGTCGGGACGGATCCGAGAAGCGATATCGCAGTCCTGAAGATAGATTCAGAAGGATTGCCGGTCGTTTCCCTCGGTAGTTCTGAAGATCTCAGGCTGGGGCAGACAGTCCTGGCGATCGGTTATCCTTACGCGGTCGGACAGACCGTTACGAGAGGGATCGTCAGTGCACTCGGAAGATCACTGAACCTCGTTGATTACGAGGATTTCATCCAGACCGATGCCGCAATAAATCCGGGCAACTCCGGTGGCGCTCTTATAAACACCAGAGGTGAGCTCGTAGGTATCAATACGGCCATATATTCGAGGTCGGGTGGGAACCAGGGCATCGGATTCGCCATACCGATCGAACTCGCCCGACAGATTATGGAGAGTATCATCGAGCATGGACGTGTCATAAGGGGATATGTCGGCGTTGTGCCTCAGGATGTCAATCCTGACATGAAAGATTTTTTTGGTCTTGAGGATGCAAATGGCGTACTGTTATCCCATGTGGCTGAAGACAGCCCCGCAGACAAGGCAGGGCTGAAAAGGGGCGACGTAGTCATCAGGTTTAATGGCAGGAAGATCAGGACCAGTGACGAATTCAGACGGTATGCCGCAGAAGCCGGGCCGGGCGTCAAGGTCAAGGTAGAGATCATCCGTAACGGGAAGAACAAGGAAATCGAGATAAGGATGGGAGAGCATCCCGCCGATGAACCTGCTGCTGATGAAAAGGATATTGAGGAGAGGAACCCTGTGTTCCTCGGTGTCGGCCTTGAGACGCTGGCCGACGATCATCGACAGGCGCTCAACATCCCATCGAGGGTGAAGGGAGTGATCATCACACAGGTCGACAGGAGTACATCCGCGGAAAAGGCGGGCCTGAACAGGGGGGACGTCCTGGTCGAAGTGAATAGAAAACGAATTACGGATATATCCGATTTCAGGGATGTGCTCGATTCGACGAGAAGAGACAAAGTCCTTCTCCTCGTTTACAGGAGTGGCAACTACTTCTATGTGGCGATATCCGAATAG
- a CDS encoding sugar transferase — protein sequence MDNYPGSGYKRLMELGMRIFDISASMIAILVLWPLLLAVMCAIRLEDGGPVFFIQERAGFHGITFKIFKFRSMVTDAEQKGTGLFVDGENDPRITRTGRILRRTSLDELPQLINILKGEMSIVGPRPGLPSHIEEYTRKQMRRLEVKPGLTGWAQINGRNSLTWPERIELDIWYIDRRSMRLNMVIILGTIPALLGGGHYARASNFSFDDSGDTGEKLPADNTAEDVYHEAVSSR from the coding sequence ATGGATAACTATCCGGGTAGTGGCTATAAAAGGCTAATGGAACTTGGCATGAGGATCTTTGATATATCCGCCAGCATGATCGCGATACTGGTACTCTGGCCTCTACTCCTGGCTGTCATGTGCGCGATTAGACTCGAAGACGGAGGACCTGTCTTTTTCATCCAGGAAAGAGCCGGGTTCCATGGAATAACATTCAAGATATTCAAATTCCGCTCCATGGTCACCGATGCCGAACAGAAGGGCACAGGCCTTTTCGTGGACGGAGAAAACGATCCACGAATAACCAGGACAGGAAGGATTCTAAGAAGGACAAGCCTGGACGAACTCCCTCAGTTGATCAATATACTCAAAGGTGAGATGAGTATCGTCGGCCCCAGGCCTGGCCTGCCTTCCCACATCGAGGAATATACTCGAAAGCAGATGAGAAGACTTGAAGTAAAGCCCGGCCTGACAGGATGGGCTCAGATCAACGGTCGCAATTCACTGACATGGCCGGAGAGAATAGAACTGGACATCTGGTATATCGACCGCAGATCGATGCGGTTGAATATGGTCATCATCCTCGGAACCATTCCAGCGCTACTTGGAGGTGGACATTACGCCAGGGCTTCTAATTTCTCTTTTGATGATTCCGGGGATACCGGAGAAAAACTGCCAGCAGATAACACTGCTGAAGACGTTTACCACGAGGCAGTCTCTTCTCGTTAG
- a CDS encoding acylphosphatase, with amino-acid sequence MSRMRLTVSGIVQGVGFRFFARSVAKQLKLDGHVRNLPDGAVEVEVQGSEDDLGEFVHRLGKGPVSSRIDDIRVEYIPEQKCDGFEIRF; translated from the coding sequence ATGTCGAGGATGCGATTGACAGTATCCGGAATAGTCCAGGGAGTCGGATTCAGGTTTTTTGCGCGGAGTGTGGCAAAGCAGCTCAAACTGGATGGTCATGTCCGCAATCTGCCAGATGGCGCGGTCGAGGTTGAAGTCCAGGGAAGTGAAGATGATCTGGGTGAATTCGTTCACCGGCTTGGAAAAGGTCCTGTATCTTCGAGAATCGACGATATCCGGGTCGAATATATTCCAGAACAGAAGTGTGACGGATTTGAGATCAGGTTCTAG